In Candidatus Roseilinea sp., one DNA window encodes the following:
- a CDS encoding IclR family transcriptional regulator — translation MGQAQTLVQDTTEESDRPTGILLSLRRGLRILEAIATSNGAATAKWLSQETGIKIGTCYHILRTLEEEGYVVRLPGSRFGLGSRVAFLHDNFRAHLAPPPELLDILSQLHAEVGETTYISGWYGDNIVLQRYLEGVNAVHVRSLEIGYAGFAHARASGKAILAFLPEGRVRTYLATHPLTRRTANTITDADQFIEHLRHTANQGYAVDREEFADGVCCVSAAIFDRSGFPFGAYTISLPVNRFEDKQEALAGAVKRAAIQASVALGFLGTYPPPSPLLRR, via the coding sequence ATGGGTCAAGCGCAAACGCTGGTGCAGGATACGACTGAGGAAAGCGACAGACCGACCGGCATTCTGTTATCCCTCAGGCGTGGCTTGCGCATTTTGGAGGCGATTGCAACCAGCAACGGCGCAGCGACGGCAAAGTGGTTGAGCCAGGAGACCGGCATCAAGATCGGCACGTGCTATCACATCCTGCGCACACTGGAGGAGGAGGGCTACGTGGTGCGGTTGCCGGGCAGCCGATTCGGGCTGGGCAGCCGGGTGGCGTTTCTGCACGATAACTTTCGGGCGCACTTGGCGCCACCACCCGAACTACTGGACATCCTCTCACAACTGCACGCCGAGGTGGGTGAGACGACCTACATCTCCGGCTGGTATGGCGACAACATCGTGCTGCAGCGCTATTTGGAGGGCGTAAACGCCGTGCACGTGCGCTCGCTGGAGATCGGCTATGCCGGCTTTGCTCATGCACGCGCATCGGGCAAGGCCATCTTGGCATTTCTGCCGGAAGGACGGGTGCGCACTTACCTTGCTACACATCCGCTCACCCGCCGGACGGCCAACACCATCACCGACGCCGACCAATTCATCGAGCATCTCAGACACACCGCGAATCAGGGCTACGCCGTGGACCGCGAAGAATTTGCCGACGGCGTGTGCTGCGTCTCGGCAGCCATCTTCGACCGCAGCGGATTCCCGTTCGGCGCCTACACCATCTCCCTGCCGGTCAACCGCTTCGAGGACAAGCAGGAGGCACTGGCCGGCGCCGTGAAGCGCGCGGCGATTCAGGCGTCTGTGGCGCTGGGGTTTCTGGGCACCTACCCACCCCCCTCGCCGCTGCTGAGGCGCTAA
- a CDS encoding oxidoreductase, whose amino-acid sequence MTLSFGLFGCGVMGQRHIKGMAKLRQAGRMRFSLEGVCDLIPSSAERAADLAEALLGKRPRVFASFAEMRTAIPLDGISITTQPDAHLDLGLEALQAGVNVMVEKPIALTARQGKRLFAAARETGCKLAVAENYRRDPINRLAKALIDAGAIGRPFLAVQASSNSGEFVIITPWRHLRRKCGIVIDMGVHYTDILEYLLGPIEVVVGMNAVVDTRRRGADGVLHPADAEDLSVGVVRFKSGALGNWMLSMAGRGAGYFHRAVYGDGGSLIIPMDRTGHPLQLTVRRDGKDILLSEAEQLALVPDFALDPTTAALFGGERLSSYCMEFADIDANLIAVEYDDFAGAILEDRPPEVSGEDGLRSLALVYGFLEAERLGRPVTAEALLSGEISAYQDELEGIATDQP is encoded by the coding sequence ATGACACTCTCATTCGGACTCTTCGGCTGCGGCGTGATGGGCCAGCGTCACATCAAAGGGATGGCCAAATTGCGCCAGGCCGGCCGCATGCGCTTTTCGCTGGAGGGCGTGTGCGACCTCATCCCCTCCAGCGCCGAGCGCGCCGCGGATTTAGCCGAGGCATTGCTGGGCAAACGCCCGCGCGTGTTCGCGTCGTTCGCCGAGATGCGCACGGCGATTCCGCTCGACGGCATCAGCATCACCACGCAGCCCGATGCGCACCTGGACCTCGGCCTCGAAGCATTGCAGGCCGGCGTGAACGTGATGGTCGAAAAGCCGATCGCGCTGACGGCACGGCAGGGCAAACGCCTGTTCGCAGCGGCGCGTGAGACCGGCTGCAAGCTTGCCGTCGCCGAGAATTACCGGCGTGACCCGATCAACCGGCTGGCCAAAGCGTTGATTGACGCCGGCGCGATCGGCCGGCCCTTCTTGGCGGTGCAGGCATCCTCGAACAGCGGCGAGTTCGTGATCATCACGCCCTGGCGACATCTGCGTCGCAAATGCGGCATTGTCATAGATATGGGCGTGCACTACACCGACATCCTGGAATATCTGCTCGGTCCCATCGAGGTTGTGGTGGGCATGAATGCGGTTGTGGACACCCGACGCAGAGGCGCCGACGGTGTGCTGCACCCCGCCGATGCCGAGGACCTCTCGGTAGGCGTGGTTCGCTTCAAGTCCGGCGCGCTGGGCAACTGGATGTTGAGCATGGCCGGGCGCGGCGCGGGCTACTTCCACCGCGCAGTCTACGGTGATGGCGGCTCGCTGATCATTCCGATGGATCGCACCGGCCATCCTTTGCAGTTGACCGTGCGGCGCGATGGCAAAGATATCCTGCTGAGCGAGGCGGAGCAATTGGCGCTGGTGCCGGACTTCGCGCTGGATCCGACGACCGCGGCGCTATTCGGCGGCGAGCGACTGAGCAGCTATTGTATGGAGTTCGCCGACATTGACGCCAACCTGATCGCCGTCGAGTATGACGACTTCGCCGGCGCTATCCTCGAGGATCGCCCGCCGGAGGTGAGCGGCGAGGACGGCCTGCGTTCGCTCGCCCTGGTCTACGGCTTCCTCGAAGCCGAGCGCCTCGGCCGCCCCGTCACCGCGGAAGCGCTATTGTCGGGCGAAATCTCTGCGTATCAAGACGAGCTGGAAGGCATCGCCACAGACCAACCATGA
- the iolE gene encoding myo-inosose-2 dehydratase: MPSLRFAYSTINWGEWCDLSTTFDDIRAAGWRAVELFNHALDWLGPPRRLRGWLGDLRVATFFGAIELPATDRALTMHKRRIDYAAEMGAQAYGLVGATRPRAHPPTLDDIRALAQACESLAKYAAEAGLRVAYHPHTRCTIENEAEIDALMNETRALTLCLDVSHIALVGEDPLAHLRKYRERLGYVHLKDWARGEFVELGQGTLGIDFAACLKELEGQAFGGWCVVEHSVSKTSPLDSAKANALYLRRLGYSV; the protein is encoded by the coding sequence ATGCCTTCGCTTCGCTTTGCCTACAGCACCATCAACTGGGGAGAATGGTGTGACCTGAGCACGACATTCGACGACATTCGCGCTGCCGGTTGGCGCGCCGTCGAATTGTTCAACCACGCGCTCGACTGGCTGGGTCCGCCGCGCCGATTGCGCGGTTGGTTGGGCGATCTGCGCGTGGCGACCTTCTTCGGCGCAATCGAGCTGCCGGCTACCGACCGCGCTCTGACCATGCACAAGCGTCGGATTGACTACGCCGCCGAGATGGGCGCGCAGGCCTATGGGTTGGTCGGCGCGACGCGCCCGCGCGCGCATCCGCCAACTTTGGACGACATTCGCGCCCTGGCGCAAGCGTGCGAGTCGCTGGCCAAATATGCCGCCGAGGCCGGCCTGCGCGTCGCCTATCATCCGCATACGCGCTGCACCATCGAGAACGAAGCCGAAATTGATGCCTTGATGAACGAGACGCGCGCGCTGACGTTGTGTCTCGATGTTTCGCACATCGCGTTGGTGGGCGAGGATCCGCTGGCGCATTTGCGCAAATATCGCGAACGACTCGGCTATGTGCACTTGAAGGACTGGGCGCGTGGCGAATTCGTGGAGTTGGGGCAAGGGACGCTGGGGATTGACTTCGCGGCGTGCTTGAAGGAACTCGAGGGCCAAGCCTTCGGTGGTTGGTGCGTGGTCGAACACAGCGTGAGCAAGACGTCGCCACTCGACAGTGCCAAAGCAAATGCGCTGTATCTGCGCCGCCTGGGGTATTCGGTCTAG